One Stratiformator vulcanicus genomic window, GTCTGATAATTCTTTTCTGACTGAGAGGTGAAGCCGAATCTCAGTATTTCATTGGCTTTATCTCCGGTCAGGTTCCATCCGGAGACCTCGAGAATTAAATAGCCCTTGGGAACTTTGTCGGTCCCTCGGGGAGCGCGAACCCGGATCGGATGATCCAGTGGGACGTACCGATTAACCGCCTTGTCACTATTTCTGCGGATGCGGAACGCCCCGTCTTTGACGACGCATTTGGTCATGCCGCCGTCCCACGATTCGCTACTCGCGGAATTCTTTGCCTCACCTAACTTCGTTCCGTTCTCGTCCGAGAAGTGAAAGTCGATTGCAACCGGCTCTACGGGCGAGTCGGTATTCGCCGGGTCGGAAGTAGACCCGTTGAGCGCGACCAGCAGCTTCGAGATTTCGGCCGAGGCAGAGGAGTGCAGCGCTAGTAATTGTGTACTTTGCGGAGGGTTGGTTTGCCAGCGTTTTCTTTCGGCGTCAACCTTTTCAAGCAGTTCGCTCTCGAGTTGATTGAGACGGACCGAGACTGAATAGAGCTGATTCGTGTCCAGCTCATTTTCCGACCGATAAAACTGTTTTCGGAGACTCGTTGAGAGATCGCAAATGTTGCGTTGACCTCCGGCTGTGGTTTCCGGGGCGGCCGCGCCCTGCTCCGCCCAGCATGGGACAGCCACCGTCAGCAGCGGTTCGCCGAGAAGTACCCACATCGTGGTCATTGAGGCCGGTTCATCCTTCAAGACGCCACGGATGACCGCCGCGGAGACAGTTCTCTTTCGATTAAGGGTTGATGTCGTGTTTACAAGCTGTGGTGTCGCCTTAACCGATTGACGCGTTGGGCTATTAGTGAAATTAAAGCCAGTTTGGATTGCTTCGCCGATGTCACGCGACACGAAACTTAAAAGATAGCTTTCGGAAAGTTTATCGTCGGCAGCCCCGGCAATGCACAATTCGGTCGCCCGGCAGAATCGATCGCCTGAATAGATGGTCTCAAAATCGGTCGGGGTCGTTCCCGATTCCTCAAGCCCCTTAAAGCTGAAGTTCGAGCGGACGATGAAACCCTGTGGTGCATCTCGCTCTGAGTTCGCATCGTAAGCACGGTAGGAACGTGGGCCGACTTCGAACATCATTGCGGCACCAGACGCATCGATGACCCCAAAATTGCCACGAGTTCGCCTGCCGCTTTCGTTTGTCTCATCGAGCAGTCTGATGAAGTCTTTAGCGGTTGCACAATTCTCAAGCGCCATGCGGATCAATCGACCGTTATTCGGCCCCGTAGTGCGGTCGCCGGACATATCGCTGCTTTGTGAATTCTCAATGCACAGGCCCGCCGAGTTCACACCCATCCGCATGCCTTCGGTTGCGCCGGCGTTGGCGACGGCGACGTAGCGGAACTTGCCCGTGTCATCGCAAACGATTTCGTTATCTCGTTGCCAGAAGTCGCGATTCTTCCAAAGCAGGGGCCGACCATCAATTGTCGCCCGGCCCGAAATGACGGCGGTGGTGCAGGCTGTCGCTTGAAGTTGAGCCGTGAGCCCGAGGCAAAGTGCGGCGGTCCCAGTTATTAATTTAAGAGTCATTGAAGATATCTCGTTTTATTTGTGGCAAAGTGTCAGGCCGCGAAACGGGGGGCGGCGCTGTGGCCGCCGGGATGTTCAAGTGTGACCAACCCAAGTTTTAAAGAAAACCCGGTTGTCGGGTCGTCGCTGAGAAGGACGTGGCCGTCAAGGTCCGCGTAGTCGATTAAGGGGAGCAGTTGCGCAGCGGAAGCGACGCCCACGCTCGATTCGATCATGCAACCCACCATTGTGGATAGGCCGACCTCCCGCGCGGCTCGGGCCATACGAACGGCGGGCGTCAGTCCGCCGCACTTGGACAGCTTAATATTGACCCCGTGGAAGCGGCTTTGGCACAGGCCGACATCGGCTTCGCGGACGCAACTCTCATCCGCAATGACCGGCAATTTAGAATGCTGATAGACGAATCGATCAGCCTCGAATCCGGCGTTCGCTGGAAGTGGCTGCTCGATAAACTCTACTCCAAGTTTCGCGAGCTCCGCCGACAATTCGACCGCTTGTTTCGGGTCCCAACCGCAATTTGCGTCGACACGGATGATCGCGTCGGTCGCGTTGCGAACAGCCCGCACCGCCTCAAGATCATCCGGACCGCCTAGCTTAATCTTAATGATTGGCCACCCCGCATATTCACGGGCTTCTTGAGCTATTCGCTCGGGCGAGTCGATAGGTATTGTGACGCTCGACAGGGGGACATCACACCATCGGCTTCCCCAGCGCTCAAAGCAGTTGGTCCCGGCTATTTTCGCAGCCAGATCGTGTGCCGCTGAATCGATCGCCGATAGGGCGAATGAATCGTCTGACAGCTTTTGCTGAAGTTGCGGCCACAGTTCCTCAGGCTCTTGAGTAGCGATCGATCGAAGCCAAGGTCTGATTGCTTCGAGCGATCTGGTGAGCGATTCGATCGAGTGCCCGTAATAAACGTGGCGCGTGGCTTCGCCATAGCCGACATGCTCTCGATGTCGCAGGCCGACCAGCAGCGATTCCTGGATGTCGATGGAGCCGCGTGAAATGGTGAAGGGTCGCGATAAGGGCATTCGGCGCGGCGTTAATTCGAGTTCATAGCCGTCACTCATCGAATCACACTCTCACGCAATGAAAGGATTGCGTCGGCGAGCAAGTCGGCCCCGTCGCGGCAGACATCGCACACCGGCAGGCCAAGCTCCGCCGAGACGCGTTCACGCTCTATGTCGGCTGCATCGGAATCAAGCCGTCGGCTATTCATCGCGATGCCGATCACACGGCAAGGGTTGCGAAACGTCGCGAGCGTTTCATAGAGCGAAACGAACTTCTCAAGCGGTGGGATCTTAATATGCTCCAATCCCTTCATTCGTTGTCGACCCGCTTCATAGCACAGGATAAGGCCGTCGGGAGCCGCGCCGTGGAGCAGGCCCACGGTCACGCCGGAATAGGCGGGGTGGACCGCACTTCCTTGGCCTTCGATCACGAGGACGTCATGTTCGTCATGCTCCAGCACGAGACGTTCGGCGGCACCATTGACGAAGTCGGACACGACGCAGTCGATCGGAATGCCCGCCCCTGAAATCATAATGCCCGTCTGGCCGGTCGCCAGAAATTTGGAGTCGACACCGCGCCTTCTTAGAGCGAGGTCAATCTCGGCGGACGCTACCATTTTCCCGACCGAGCAATCATGACCGACCGTGTGGATTCTTAGACATCCCGGTCGGAATGATGCTCCGGTCGCGGTCGTTCGTTCTGAATTGCGGCGAACATCGATGAGCCGTGATCCGCTGGCCGCGGCCGCCAGCGAAAATTCGTCGTCGTCACGAAGGAAGTCGTGGAGACCGGCGACGACGTCGATGCCTTCACGAATCGATGCGGCGATCGCAGAGCGAAGCGGCCGCGGCAAGCGTCCGCCCGCGGGCGATACTCCGATGAAGAGTGCATCCGGAGTTGCCACTTCATCGAATGAGCGAACGATCGGTATCGAGCCGCCGTGGCCAAACGCGTCGCCCGCTGTCGCGAAGGGTAATTCGGGGTCGAGTACCGCGACGATGTCATCACGGCGGTATCGCAGCAAACTCCAAGCCGTCTTGGACGACTGAGGAGCGTTGGCGAAATCGGTCGCGACAACGATTCGCCGATATGACATTAAGTCAGGAAGGGCGTCGGCGTTGTCAACTGCGGACGGCGGAACAAACGGCGGAGTTTGTAAGTCAGATATCGT contains:
- a CDS encoding DUF1611 domain-containing protein; amino-acid sequence: MSQTISDLQTPPFVPPSAVDNADALPDLMSYRRIVVATDFANAPQSSKTAWSLLRYRRDDIVAVLDPELPFATAGDAFGHGGSIPIVRSFDEVATPDALFIGVSPAGGRLPRPLRSAIAASIREGIDVVAGLHDFLRDDDEFSLAAAASGSRLIDVRRNSERTTATGASFRPGCLRIHTVGHDCSVGKMVASAEIDLALRRRGVDSKFLATGQTGIMISGAGIPIDCVVSDFVNGAAERLVLEHDEHDVLVIEGQGSAVHPAYSGVTVGLLHGAAPDGLILCYEAGRQRMKGLEHIKIPPLEKFVSLYETLATFRNPCRVIGIAMNSRRLDSDAADIERERVSAELGLPVCDVCRDGADLLADAILSLRESVIR
- a CDS encoding carcinine hydrolase/isopenicillin-N N-acyltransferase family protein gives rise to the protein MTLKLITGTAALCLGLTAQLQATACTTAVISGRATIDGRPLLWKNRDFWQRDNEIVCDDTGKFRYVAVANAGATEGMRMGVNSAGLCIENSQSSDMSGDRTTGPNNGRLIRMALENCATAKDFIRLLDETNESGRRTRGNFGVIDASGAAMMFEVGPRSYRAYDANSERDAPQGFIVRSNFSFKGLEESGTTPTDFETIYSGDRFCRATELCIAGAADDKLSESYLLSFVSRDIGEAIQTGFNFTNSPTRQSVKATPQLVNTTSTLNRKRTVSAAVIRGVLKDEPASMTTMWVLLGEPLLTVAVPCWAEQGAAAPETTAGGQRNICDLSTSLRKQFYRSENELDTNQLYSVSVRLNQLESELLEKVDAERKRWQTNPPQSTQLLALHSSASAEISKLLVALNGSTSDPANTDSPVEPVAIDFHFSDENGTKLGEAKNSASSESWDGGMTKCVVKDGAFRIRRNSDKAVNRYVPLDHPIRVRAPRGTDKVPKGYLILEVSGWNLTGDKANEILRFGFTSQSEKNYQTAGFVVERTGPDTVSLSGAAFGEGSSDIATDIKLPAHLKEPISLALELDKVENNPDEGESGGVYRLYLKRAGESEYQQIGDVGQCRRLRNGNAVHLRVDGRFGDDKEYFDIDRLYFTTLAP
- a CDS encoding dipeptide epimerase; its protein translation is MSDGYELELTPRRMPLSRPFTISRGSIDIQESLLVGLRHREHVGYGEATRHVYYGHSIESLTRSLEAIRPWLRSIATQEPEELWPQLQQKLSDDSFALSAIDSAAHDLAAKIAGTNCFERWGSRWCDVPLSSVTIPIDSPERIAQEAREYAGWPIIKIKLGGPDDLEAVRAVRNATDAIIRVDANCGWDPKQAVELSAELAKLGVEFIEQPLPANAGFEADRFVYQHSKLPVIADESCVREADVGLCQSRFHGVNIKLSKCGGLTPAVRMARAAREVGLSTMVGCMIESSVGVASAAQLLPLIDYADLDGHVLLSDDPTTGFSLKLGLVTLEHPGGHSAAPRFAA